One segment of Coregonus clupeaformis isolate EN_2021a unplaced genomic scaffold, ASM2061545v1 scaf0642, whole genome shotgun sequence DNA contains the following:
- the LOC123485283 gene encoding TOG array regulator of axonemal microtubules protein 1-like, which yields MDMLMPKLHDICLAIINEVKNLRSAVSSAAMATLGDMYAYLQRAMDSEVEGTARVLLHKASESNTFIRQGANFALGHMVQSCTPTRVMKALLVGGLSHRNAAVRCCTAQHLERLAEVMGAARLLSGKKELTDRFLIAVSKLAVDPAQEVRHHGRNILKNMATYSDFAKMWDKFAPKKERESLREVISKLNLKARFTVIT from the exons ATGGACATGCTGATGCCTAAACTCCATGATATCTGCCTTGCTATTATAAATGAG GTGAAGAACCTGCGCTCTGCAGTGTCCTCTGCTGCCATGGCCACACTGGGTGACATGTACGCCTACCTCCAGAGGGCCATGGACAGTGAGGTGGAGGGGACGGCACGCGTGCTGCTGCACAAAGCCAGCGAGTCCAACACCTTCATCCGGCAGGGCGCAAACTTTGCCCTGGGTCACATGGTGCAGAGCTGCACCCCTACCCGTGTCATGAAAGCCCTGCTGGTCGGTGGGCTGAG CCACCGTAACGCTGCGGTGAGGTGCTGCACTGCTCAGCACCTGGAGAGACTGGCTGAGGTCATGGGGGCGGCTCGTCTCCTGTCAGGGAAGAAAGAACTCACTGACCGTTTCTTGATTGCCGTCAGTAAACTGGCTGTGGACCCTGCACAGGAAGTCAG GCATCATGGTCGCAATATCTTGAAAAACATGGCCACCTATAGCGACTTTGCTAAAATGTGGGACAAATTCGCTCCGAAGAAAGAGCGAGAATCCTTGAGGGAAGTCATCTCAAAGCTTAACCTCAAAGCAAG